A window from uncultured Desulfobacter sp. encodes these proteins:
- the lon gene encoding endopeptidase La, protein MKRIFKKEETTETVDVRAEEITALREAVLDQRMPAEVEKILLKEVDRLEKINPSAAEYTIGLNHIDYVTTLPWNRYTQDNLDIQRAERILNSDHYGLDEIKERILEHLAVRQMKLSRKNTILVVDDEQITRMNLEHVLSKEGYEVNTADGGAPALEFLKDKTVDLVITDLKMDKIDGMTLLERIKTTSPSTEVIIISGYATVLTAVDAIKRGSFHFIPKPLKLDDIRETVKKALGKKTGLVEARGPVICFAGPPGTGKTSLGKSIAQSLERKFVRISLAGVKDEADIRGHRRSYAGALAGRIIQEIRRAESLNPVLMLDEIDKIGQDFKGDPASALLEVLDPQQNSKFIDHYLDIPFDLSKVMFIATANMVARIPGPLLDRFEVISMSGYTIEEKTHIARRHLIPRAMEETGLAGFDLEFTENAICAIIREHTKEAGLRGLERQISAICRKIARRYLNTPNASKKIKVDEATVENLLGPARYHYEIAGARDRVGCATGLAWTESGGEIIFIETTRMMGAERLILTGYLGEVMKESAQAALSYIRSHTEQLGLSADFFQGRDIHVHVPSGAIPKDGPSAGMTIAVALVSLLKEIPCPRGMAMTGEVTLSGRILPVGGIREKLLAAKTAGIKTVIFPAKNQAEIAAIDDTLKQGINIVTAGDLDDVFQEVLGQATS, encoded by the coding sequence GTGAAACGAATCTTTAAGAAAGAAGAAACAACCGAGACTGTTGATGTAAGAGCAGAAGAGATCACGGCCCTGCGCGAGGCCGTACTGGACCAGAGGATGCCCGCCGAGGTTGAAAAAATTCTGCTCAAAGAGGTGGACCGGCTTGAGAAGATCAACCCATCGGCAGCAGAATACACCATCGGGCTCAACCATATCGACTATGTAACCACCCTGCCCTGGAACCGCTATACCCAGGATAATCTTGACATCCAGCGCGCGGAAAGAATTCTGAACTCCGACCATTACGGACTTGATGAAATCAAGGAAAGAATCCTTGAACATCTGGCAGTCCGGCAGATGAAGCTGTCCCGGAAGAACACCATTCTTGTGGTGGATGATGAGCAGATCACCCGGATGAACCTGGAACATGTCCTGTCCAAGGAAGGGTATGAGGTCAACACAGCGGACGGCGGCGCTCCGGCCCTGGAATTTTTGAAAGACAAAACCGTGGACCTTGTGATCACGGATCTTAAGATGGACAAAATTGACGGTATGACGCTTTTGGAGCGTATCAAGACCACAAGTCCGTCCACGGAGGTGATTATCATCTCCGGATACGCCACGGTGCTTACGGCCGTAGACGCCATCAAGCGCGGGTCATTTCACTTTATTCCCAAACCCCTGAAACTTGATGACATCCGGGAAACCGTTAAAAAGGCCCTGGGCAAAAAAACAGGGCTGGTGGAGGCAAGAGGCCCCGTGATCTGCTTTGCCGGCCCTCCGGGTACGGGAAAGACCTCACTTGGCAAATCCATTGCCCAAAGCCTGGAACGCAAATTTGTCCGGATCTCCCTGGCAGGCGTAAAAGATGAAGCTGACATCCGGGGGCACAGGCGTTCCTATGCCGGTGCCCTTGCCGGCCGGATCATCCAGGAAATCCGACGGGCAGAGTCTTTGAACCCCGTGCTCATGCTTGATGAGATTGATAAGATCGGACAGGATTTTAAAGGTGATCCGGCCTCGGCCCTGCTTGAGGTACTGGACCCCCAGCAAAATTCAAAATTCATCGACCACTACCTGGACATTCCCTTTGATCTTTCCAAGGTGATGTTCATTGCCACGGCCAATATGGTGGCCCGGATCCCCGGCCCCCTGCTGGACCGGTTTGAGGTGATCTCCATGTCCGGATACACCATCGAAGAGAAAACCCACATTGCCCGGCGCCACTTGATTCCCCGGGCCATGGAGGAGACGGGGCTCGCCGGATTTGACCTTGAATTCACGGAAAATGCGATTTGTGCCATCATCCGGGAACATACCAAAGAGGCGGGGTTGCGTGGCCTTGAGCGCCAAATCTCCGCCATCTGCCGAAAGATTGCCCGGCGGTATCTCAATACGCCCAATGCGTCCAAAAAAATAAAAGTTGATGAAGCGACGGTGGAAAATCTGCTGGGCCCTGCCAGATACCACTATGAAATTGCAGGGGCCCGGGACCGGGTCGGCTGCGCCACAGGCCTTGCCTGGACTGAAAGCGGCGGTGAGATTATTTTTATCGAGACCACCCGGATGATGGGAGCCGAACGCCTGATTCTCACCGGTTATCTGGGTGAAGTGATGAAAGAATCGGCCCAGGCGGCTTTGAGCTACATCAGAAGCCACACGGAACAACTGGGGCTAAGCGCCGACTTTTTTCAAGGCCGGGACATCCACGTTCATGTGCCTTCCGGGGCCATCCCCAAGGATGGGCCGTCCGCCGGCATGACCATTGCCGTGGCCCTGGTTTCCCTGTTAAAGGAGATCCCCTGCCCCAGAGGCATGGCCATGACAGGCGAGGTGACATTGAGCGGCAGAATCCTTCCTGTGGGCGGCATCCGGGAAAAACTGCTGGCCGCCAAAACCGCCGGCATCAAAACTGTCATATTCCCGGCCAAAAATCAGGCGGAGATTGCAGCCATTGATGACACGCTCAAACAGGGCATAAACATCGTTACGGCAGGTGACCTTGACGACGTATTCCAGGAGGTGTTGGGGCAGGCGACATCATAG
- a CDS encoding HAMP domain-containing sensor histidine kinase produces MNHYSNSTVLSTLVLIEKKRDLLDTVLEARRYEKNFFLRKDIKDLSLALSYIGRIDEKQAHIEQEFSDLVVKDPFFQQRSQAINAYRTNMETLLNLYKSGTVDSEQSLQIQNTVTQLGRELTTDIEQVVKTEKKKVFELLDRSREYLMISLFLLFVLTVVATIFLVIKLNRPLKALETGIKHIAKGDYDKVPAIKTGDEFESLAVSLNDMIAELGRRKTQLIQAEKMSSLGTLTSGVAHELNNPLNNISTSVQIIQEEIEDPDLDYKKMLLTNVEQEINRSKEIIRALLDFSRQSDFSVETVLFKKLVNNTMHLITGDIPSEIDVEIAVPDDIEGRMDPRRIQQVLLNLIINAVFAMEEQDSGQLTVSAFKDEQSSAFIFSVQDTGSGIKEEHLAKIFDPFFTTREVGKGSGLGLSIIHGIIEQHGGTIRVNSTLGQGTKFTVSLPA; encoded by the coding sequence ATGAACCACTACAGCAATTCCACGGTATTGAGCACCTTGGTGCTCATTGAAAAGAAGCGGGATCTGCTGGATACGGTGCTGGAAGCCCGACGTTACGAGAAAAATTTTTTCTTGAGAAAGGACATCAAGGATCTTTCCCTGGCCCTGTCATACATTGGTAGAATTGATGAAAAACAGGCGCACATTGAACAAGAGTTTTCAGATCTTGTCGTAAAGGATCCTTTTTTCCAGCAACGCAGTCAGGCGATCAATGCCTACCGAACGAACATGGAAACCTTGCTGAACCTGTATAAAAGCGGCACAGTCGATTCTGAGCAGTCTTTACAGATTCAAAATACGGTAACCCAGCTTGGACGGGAACTGACCACGGACATTGAGCAGGTGGTAAAAACAGAGAAAAAAAAGGTGTTTGAACTGCTGGACCGGTCCCGGGAATATCTGATGATTTCCCTGTTCCTGTTGTTTGTTCTCACGGTTGTGGCCACCATTTTTCTGGTCATTAAACTCAATCGCCCATTAAAGGCCCTTGAAACCGGCATCAAACATATTGCCAAGGGCGATTATGATAAAGTGCCGGCAATAAAAACCGGGGACGAGTTTGAATCCCTGGCTGTGAGCCTCAACGATATGATTGCGGAACTTGGCCGGCGTAAAACCCAACTCATCCAGGCCGAAAAAATGTCCTCTTTGGGAACCCTGACTTCCGGGGTCGCCCATGAACTGAACAACCCGTTGAACAATATCTCCACCAGTGTCCAGATTATCCAGGAGGAAATTGAAGACCCGGATCTTGATTACAAAAAGATGCTGCTGACCAATGTTGAACAGGAGATTAATCGCTCAAAGGAAATTATCAGGGCCCTGCTTGATTTTTCCAGGCAAAGTGATTTCAGTGTTGAAACGGTCCTGTTTAAAAAGCTGGTCAATAATACCATGCATCTGATTACAGGGGATATCCCTTCGGAAATTGATGTTGAAATTGCCGTTCCAGACGATATTGAAGGCCGCATGGATCCCCGTCGCATCCAGCAGGTTCTTTTGAATTTGATTATCAATGCCGTATTTGCCATGGAAGAACAGGACAGCGGGCAGCTGACCGTTTCAGCGTTTAAGGACGAGCAGTCAAGCGCCTTTATTTTTTCGGTTCAGGATACGGGCAGCGGAATAAAAGAAGAACATCTTGCCAAAATTTTCGATCCTTTTTTCACCACACGGGAAGTGGGGAAGGGCTCGGGGTTAGGGCTTTCCATTATCCACGGCATCATTGAGCAGCACGGCGGAACAATCCGCGTAAATTCCACCCTCGGCCAAGGTACTAAATTTACTGTCAGCCTACCGGCGTAA
- a CDS encoding 4'-phosphopantetheinyl transferase superfamily protein, translating into MTQLFCEQGIRFCLVHIPAMLETLLPQIVGPGYQTRPGCKFRLDQFAQPLLSPAELDRLNQLFALKKQVERLAGRWAVKNLVMQETGLSADVIEIHNDPSGAPVLAPSFKYAISISHSGDYALAALCENTNTVGVDLETITPVDIPALLHAGFSQREQNAYAGADLETILKVWTIKEALLKYRRTGLKNSAKKIEWLNDTLYENNLPVDDLLVKSYRRDEVVFSVVFPILKSTGMG; encoded by the coding sequence ATGACCCAGTTGTTTTGTGAACAAGGCATCCGTTTTTGTCTTGTTCACATCCCGGCCATGCTTGAAACGTTATTACCCCAGATTGTCGGGCCTGGTTACCAGACCAGGCCCGGCTGTAAATTTCGTCTCGATCAGTTTGCCCAGCCTTTACTTTCCCCGGCTGAACTGGACCGTTTAAATCAGTTGTTTGCCCTGAAAAAACAGGTGGAGCGACTGGCTGGACGATGGGCTGTCAAAAATCTTGTCATGCAGGAGACGGGGCTGTCTGCGGATGTCATTGAGATTCATAACGATCCCTCCGGGGCGCCTGTTCTGGCTCCCTCCTTTAAATACGCCATATCCATCTCTCATTCAGGTGATTATGCCCTGGCTGCTTTGTGCGAAAATACCAATACCGTTGGTGTTGATCTCGAAACCATAACGCCTGTGGATATTCCAGCCCTTCTACACGCAGGATTTTCCCAAAGGGAGCAAAACGCATATGCCGGGGCAGACCTTGAAACCATCCTGAAAGTTTGGACCATCAAAGAAGCCTTGCTCAAATACCGGCGCACCGGTTTGAAGAATTCTGCGAAAAAAATTGAATGGCTCAATGACACATTGTATGAAAATAATCTCCCGGTTGATGATCTCCTCGTGAAATCATATCGGCGGGATGAAGTTGTTTTTTCTGTGGTCTTTCCAATACTAAAGTCGACCGGTATGGGATAG
- a CDS encoding sigma-54 dependent transcriptional regulator, translated as MQEHILIIEDEQIALKNLEHILVKDGYKVTAVESGTKGLNLIKSKAFDLIVTDYKMKKIDGMQILEHSRELQPYTEVILITGYATVDNAVIAMKEGAYHYIAKPYKIDEVRQVIKQALLKRSLQMENLALKKQLDQKAKLPEIIGNSPAMRQVKKTIAQVAQTDISVLILGESGTGKELVARAIHSLSSRKNHEMVAFNCGSFSEDLMANELFGHEKEAFTGAMKTKKGLFEFADQGTVFFDEIGDMPASMQVKILRVIQEKEIMRVGSTQTLDVDLRFIAATHRDLRHEVDQGHFRQDLYFRLNVASIILPALAERKEDIPLLAYHFLAKKNRDMEKNIKEIDRSTMDFLVNYAWPGNVRELENIIERAVAMENSDVIYPEALPDHLTQLAIETYRTAPEGKIPTMKEQEKRYIQWVLEQTNWNKTRAAEIMEIDRVSLWRKIKAFKLE; from the coding sequence ATGCAAGAACACATTCTCATTATCGAAGATGAGCAGATCGCCCTTAAAAATCTCGAACACATTCTTGTCAAGGATGGATACAAGGTTACGGCCGTTGAAAGCGGAACCAAAGGGTTGAATCTTATCAAAAGCAAGGCCTTTGATCTGATCGTCACCGATTATAAGATGAAGAAGATCGACGGCATGCAGATCCTTGAACACAGCCGGGAACTGCAGCCCTACACCGAAGTGATCCTGATCACCGGCTATGCCACCGTGGACAATGCGGTGATCGCCATGAAAGAGGGGGCCTACCATTACATTGCAAAACCATACAAAATTGATGAAGTCCGGCAGGTTATCAAACAGGCGCTTCTGAAACGTTCCCTTCAAATGGAAAATCTTGCGCTTAAGAAACAGCTTGATCAGAAGGCGAAACTGCCTGAAATCATCGGCAACAGTCCGGCCATGCGCCAGGTCAAAAAGACCATTGCCCAGGTGGCCCAGACCGATATTTCCGTGTTGATATTAGGGGAAAGCGGCACGGGCAAAGAACTTGTGGCCCGGGCGATTCACAGTCTTTCCAGCCGAAAAAACCATGAAATGGTCGCTTTTAACTGCGGTTCATTTTCAGAAGATCTCATGGCCAACGAGCTGTTCGGCCATGAAAAAGAGGCCTTCACCGGTGCCATGAAAACCAAAAAAGGCCTGTTTGAATTTGCCGATCAGGGCACGGTGTTTTTTGATGAAATCGGGGATATGCCGGCCTCCATGCAGGTCAAAATTTTGCGGGTGATTCAGGAAAAAGAGATCATGCGGGTGGGCAGTACCCAGACCTTAGACGTGGATTTAAGGTTCATTGCCGCCACCCACCGGGATCTGCGACATGAGGTGGACCAGGGGCATTTTCGCCAGGACCTTTATTTCCGGCTCAACGTGGCATCCATTATCCTGCCGGCTCTGGCGGAGAGAAAAGAGGATATCCCCTTGCTGGCCTATCATTTCCTGGCAAAGAAAAACCGGGATATGGAGAAAAATATCAAGGAAATAGATCGGAGCACCATGGATTTCCTTGTTAATTATGCCTGGCCGGGAAATGTCCGGGAACTTGAAAATATTATTGAGCGCGCCGTGGCCATGGAGAACAGCGATGTGATTTATCCCGAGGCACTTCCCGACCATCTCACGCAACTGGCCATTGAGACCTACCGCACTGCCCCGGAAGGCAAAATTCCAACCATGAAGGAGCAGGAAAAACGGTATATCCAGTGGGTGCTGGAACAGACCAACTGGAACAAAACCCGGGCTGCCGAAATCATGGAAATTGACCGGGTCTCTTTGTGGCGCAAGATCAAGGCTTTCAAACTGGAATAA
- a CDS encoding substrate-binding domain-containing protein, producing MRRLHGPVISLFIFLCTASLFIPSTVMADNNDTIALVMKALTNPFFAKMEQGAKNFAGENDIPLEIFGILNETDTAHQISIMESLISRNIRAIVLAPADSKKLVPVCKKAVAQGIPIINIDNPLDNGLLAKAGLNIPFVGSNNQTGGALLGEYIKRQLNGQGRVLVLEGIRGVENAELRKSGFVNAVTKDSSIWIVASEPGNWNTEEAFSVTMRLLQKHLSIDAIFCANDKMALGALQAVDMLDINDNILIVGYDNIESVRNEIRHKKIHATMEQHPELMGAYGVRLAQQKLNGEAVPDHMSTPLDLVTWESFDKKVAFSISDMKNPFFVSMVDGARTAADLYGMDLTVTSAENNDSKQLMDLAEIVKGLPDLVILNPTHGESVVPGIEMAVKNKIPVITVDRTSAGGKILCHIAADNFEGGRVAARLLADLLNNKGRVIEIEGIPGTSAAYDRGYGFNSEIKKFNDIQVIARAVANFDRDQAINVMTRLLVEHVDFDAVFAHNDNMILGVADALSAFKLARNKILVGFDGITEAVQAVKTKKISATIAQHPGEMGRRVVDITAQYFRGEKISSYTPITFSVIR from the coding sequence ATGAGAAGGTTACATGGGCCGGTCATTTCATTGTTCATTTTTTTGTGTACTGCAAGTTTATTCATTCCTTCGACAGTGATGGCTGATAACAATGACACCATTGCCTTGGTCATGAAGGCATTAACCAATCCTTTTTTTGCAAAAATGGAGCAGGGCGCCAAAAATTTCGCAGGGGAAAATGACATCCCGTTGGAGATTTTCGGCATTCTAAATGAAACGGACACCGCCCACCAGATAAGTATTATGGAAAGTCTGATTTCAAGAAACATTCGCGCCATTGTCCTTGCGCCTGCGGATTCAAAAAAATTGGTGCCTGTGTGCAAAAAAGCCGTTGCACAAGGCATTCCAATTATCAATATTGACAATCCGTTAGATAATGGTCTGCTTGCCAAAGCGGGATTAAACATACCGTTTGTGGGGTCAAATAATCAGACGGGCGGTGCGCTTTTAGGCGAATATATCAAACGTCAATTGAACGGCCAGGGCCGTGTGCTTGTCCTAGAGGGTATTCGGGGCGTGGAGAATGCCGAACTTCGCAAATCAGGTTTTGTAAACGCCGTTACCAAAGATTCTTCAATCTGGATTGTGGCCTCAGAGCCTGGGAACTGGAATACGGAAGAAGCGTTTTCCGTGACCATGAGATTATTGCAAAAACATCTGTCCATTGATGCGATTTTCTGTGCCAACGATAAGATGGCCCTTGGGGCATTGCAAGCCGTAGACATGTTGGATATAAATGACAACATCCTCATTGTTGGATACGATAATATCGAATCTGTCAGAAATGAAATCCGACATAAAAAGATACATGCCACAATGGAGCAGCATCCGGAGCTCATGGGCGCATACGGTGTAAGGCTTGCCCAACAAAAACTAAACGGCGAGGCCGTTCCCGATCACATGTCCACCCCCTTGGATCTTGTCACCTGGGAATCCTTTGATAAAAAAGTCGCGTTCTCTATTTCAGATATGAAAAATCCTTTTTTTGTATCAATGGTTGACGGTGCCCGGACAGCTGCCGACCTGTACGGCATGGATCTGACGGTCACAAGTGCCGAAAATAACGATTCAAAACAATTAATGGACCTGGCTGAGATTGTAAAGGGGCTTCCTGATCTCGTCATTTTAAATCCAACACATGGAGAGTCTGTTGTTCCCGGCATTGAGATGGCTGTGAAAAATAAAATACCGGTGATCACTGTGGATCGAACATCAGCCGGTGGAAAAATCCTTTGTCATATCGCCGCAGATAATTTTGAAGGCGGCAGAGTCGCGGCTCGATTGTTGGCCGATCTATTGAATAATAAGGGGCGTGTTATCGAAATAGAAGGTATTCCAGGCACATCTGCCGCCTATGATCGCGGCTATGGCTTTAATAGTGAAATAAAAAAATTTAACGATATACAAGTAATTGCCAGAGCCGTGGCCAATTTTGACCGGGATCAGGCGATAAACGTCATGACCCGGCTTTTGGTTGAGCATGTTGATTTTGATGCTGTTTTTGCTCATAACGATAATATGATTCTTGGGGTGGCAGATGCATTATCAGCATTTAAATTGGCCCGGAACAAAATTCTTGTGGGGTTCGACGGCATTACAGAAGCTGTCCAGGCCGTTAAAACAAAAAAAATATCGGCAACAATCGCTCAGCATCCAGGGGAAATGGGGCGAAGGGTCGTTGACATAACAGCGCAGTATTTTAGAGGTGAAAAAATTTCATCCTATACGCCCATAACATTTTCGGTAATCAGATAA
- a CDS encoding SLC13 family permease, whose amino-acid sequence MTPDMIMTMIILAFVICLFVFEWVRVDVVGIMMMVLLPLIGLISPKEAFVGLSSNAVCSIIAVIIIGAGLDKTGVMNKVAKPILALAGNSEGKIMLLISGTVGIISSMMQNIGAAALFLPATQRISKRVGIPTSRILMPMGFCAIIGGTITLVGASPTILLNDLMVLGGEKLEPFGLFTQTPIGVCLLLAALLYFLIFGRLILPNASGDSGKGATDVLINEYQGVNSLVELHVPEGSGTTGILDDLNIRPRFLVTVIGISSPSTRTTNHVPRSYEGINGGDDIAVVGKRENIEQLAKEYGWEIKPALDTFAEFLANTNAGMAEVVVAPRSELIGKTLNEVNFKEMYGLNPLVLFKDNRKYYSGLTNIRLTMGDTLLLQGPWEKFHILMNRPKPRSLVFASKLEGEILRPQKAMLAVGWLALALFQIVVLKIQLSVALMSGALGMIITGVLTVDEAYLSVDWMTVFLLAGLIPLGIAFEKTGTAGFIAHTVLKLIGTPSPIVLLAVVGIMASFFTLVISNVGATVLLVPLCMNMAVMAGADPRMAALVVGLSASNTFVLPTHQVNALIMRPGGYRTIDYAKAGAVMTILFLTVELSVIYFFYGIS is encoded by the coding sequence ATGACCCCTGATATGATTATGACCATGATCATCCTGGCCTTTGTTATCTGCCTCTTCGTGTTTGAATGGGTACGGGTGGATGTAGTCGGGATAATGATGATGGTCCTTCTCCCCCTGATTGGACTGATTTCTCCCAAAGAAGCCTTCGTCGGCTTAAGTTCCAATGCAGTTTGTTCGATTATTGCAGTAATTATCATCGGCGCAGGCTTGGATAAAACCGGCGTTATGAATAAAGTGGCCAAGCCCATTCTGGCCCTTGCTGGAAATAGTGAAGGCAAGATCATGCTTTTGATTTCAGGCACCGTGGGCATCATCTCCAGTATGATGCAGAATATTGGTGCCGCCGCCCTGTTTCTGCCGGCCACCCAGAGAATTTCAAAGCGGGTGGGGATTCCCACTTCCCGCATTCTGATGCCCATGGGGTTCTGCGCCATTATCGGTGGAACGATTACCCTTGTGGGTGCAAGCCCGACCATTCTGCTTAACGATCTGATGGTGTTGGGCGGTGAAAAGCTTGAGCCTTTTGGGTTGTTTACCCAGACGCCCATCGGTGTGTGTCTCTTGCTCGCAGCGCTTTTATATTTCTTAATCTTTGGGCGGCTTATCCTCCCCAATGCAAGCGGTGACTCCGGCAAAGGTGCCACAGATGTGCTTATTAATGAATATCAGGGCGTCAACAGTCTTGTTGAGCTGCACGTTCCCGAGGGTTCCGGTACCACAGGGATTCTGGATGATTTAAACATTCGTCCCCGGTTTCTTGTTACGGTCATCGGCATATCTTCTCCTTCCACCCGGACCACCAACCATGTGCCCCGCAGTTATGAAGGTATCAACGGCGGTGACGATATTGCCGTGGTGGGAAAAAGAGAAAATATTGAGCAGCTGGCCAAAGAATACGGCTGGGAAATCAAGCCTGCCCTTGATACCTTTGCAGAGTTCCTGGCCAATACCAATGCCGGCATGGCCGAAGTTGTTGTGGCGCCCAGATCCGAACTCATCGGCAAAACGCTGAATGAAGTTAACTTCAAGGAGATGTACGGACTCAATCCCCTGGTGTTGTTCAAAGACAATCGCAAATATTATTCAGGCCTGACCAATATCCGCCTGACCATGGGTGACACACTGCTGCTCCAGGGACCATGGGAGAAATTTCATATTTTGATGAACAGGCCCAAACCCAGATCCCTGGTTTTTGCATCCAAGCTTGAGGGTGAAATTTTGCGGCCCCAGAAAGCCATGCTGGCTGTGGGCTGGTTGGCCCTTGCTCTTTTTCAGATCGTGGTCTTGAAAATACAGCTCTCCGTTGCACTTATGTCAGGGGCGCTTGGTATGATCATTACCGGAGTTCTCACCGTAGATGAGGCATATCTGTCCGTTGACTGGATGACGGTGTTCTTATTGGCCGGTCTCATCCCCTTGGGTATTGCTTTTGAAAAAACCGGTACGGCTGGGTTTATTGCGCACACGGTACTTAAACTGATCGGAACACCTTCGCCCATAGTCCTTTTGGCCGTGGTGGGCATCATGGCATCCTTTTTTACCCTGGTTATCTCCAATGTGGGGGCCACGGTGCTTCTGGTGCCGTTGTGCATGAACATGGCTGTGATGGCGGGTGCTGATCCGAGAATGGCTGCGCTGGTGGTGGGGCTTTCGGCTTCCAACACCTTTGTGCTGCCCACCCACCAGGTGAATGCCCTGATCATGCGTCCGGGCGGTTACAGGACCATTGATTATGCCAAAGCCGGTGCTGTAATGACCATATTGTTCCTTACTGTGGAATTGAGCGTCATCTATTTTTTCTACGGTATTTCCTAA
- a CDS encoding Crp/Fnr family transcriptional regulator has protein sequence MTIKKGQLIFQEGDRGQGFYIVAQGKIKVFKVSFEGKEQILHIYGPGHTFGEVPVFQGTNFPASAMALEESIILFLPREAFVQQIEKSPALAMNMLADLSRRLREFTVQIENLSLKEVPARLAAYILTLAREESAGHSQKKQLPAAKVSLPVSKVQLASLIGTTPETISRGLKKMAQAGFIKVNGKKISIIDHQGLEELSHTGRL, from the coding sequence TTGACCATAAAAAAAGGCCAACTCATCTTCCAGGAGGGAGACAGGGGACAAGGGTTTTACATTGTGGCCCAAGGTAAAATCAAAGTATTTAAAGTCTCCTTTGAAGGAAAAGAGCAGATCCTGCACATATACGGCCCGGGCCATACGTTTGGCGAAGTACCGGTATTTCAGGGGACAAATTTTCCAGCCTCGGCCATGGCCCTGGAAGAGTCAATTATTCTTTTCTTACCAAGAGAGGCGTTTGTCCAGCAAATTGAAAAGTCCCCTGCCCTTGCCATGAACATGCTGGCGGATCTGTCCAGACGCTTAAGGGAATTTACGGTTCAGATTGAAAATTTAAGTTTAAAGGAAGTACCGGCCAGGCTGGCGGCGTATATTCTGACTCTGGCCCGGGAAGAGTCAGCAGGGCATTCACAAAAAAAACAGCTTCCCGCTGCCAAGGTGTCTCTGCCGGTTTCAAAGGTTCAACTGGCAAGCCTCATCGGCACAACCCCAGAAACCATCTCCCGGGGATTAAAAAAAATGGCCCAGGCGGGATTTATTAAGGTCAACGGTAAAAAAATTTCGATTATAGACCACCAGGGTCTTGAAGAACTATCCCATACCGGTCGACTTTAG
- a CDS encoding 4Fe-4S binding protein, translating into MKVIRKIIEIDQERCDGCGNCVPSCAEGAIQIIDGKAKVIGDKYCDGLGACLGDCPKGALKIIERQADEFDEQAVHAFLESQKTTSDPKPKGCPSQQVTTFPVSPVTAKMGGTPGHAGESALGHWPVQLRLIPATAPFLKDATLLITADCVPVAAPSFHADYLKGKVVMLGCPKFDDAELYIEKLADIFTQNNILGITMMVMEVPCCSKMKWIVERAMEKSGENIPVHQVTISTTGQPLMP; encoded by the coding sequence ATGAAAGTTATCCGTAAAATTATAGAGATAGACCAGGAAAGGTGTGACGGCTGCGGGAATTGCGTACCCTCCTGCGCCGAAGGGGCCATTCAGATCATTGACGGTAAGGCCAAAGTCATTGGCGATAAATATTGTGACGGGCTTGGGGCATGTCTTGGCGATTGTCCCAAAGGGGCACTTAAGATCATTGAGCGCCAGGCAGATGAATTTGATGAACAGGCTGTGCACGCGTTCCTTGAAAGTCAAAAAACGACAAGCGACCCAAAACCCAAGGGGTGTCCTTCTCAGCAGGTAACAACCTTTCCCGTCTCCCCGGTGACGGCAAAAATGGGGGGGACTCCCGGGCACGCAGGCGAATCGGCTTTAGGGCACTGGCCGGTACAGCTTCGGTTGATTCCAGCCACAGCACCTTTTTTAAAGGATGCCACGCTGCTCATCACGGCAGACTGCGTTCCTGTAGCCGCACCGTCCTTTCATGCAGATTATCTGAAAGGCAAGGTGGTTATGCTGGGGTGTCCCAAGTTTGATGACGCAGAGCTTTATATTGAAAAACTTGCAGATATTTTTACCCAGAATAATATTCTGGGCATCACCATGATGGTAATGGAAGTGCCCTGCTGTTCAAAAATGAAATGGATTGTTGAGCGTGCCATGGAAAAATCAGGAGAAAACATTCCTGTTCACCAGGTAACCATTTCAACCACAGGGCAACCTTTGATGCCTTAA